In Collimonas arenae, a single genomic region encodes these proteins:
- a CDS encoding M13 family metallopeptidase has protein sequence MKRSLICAAVLTLVAGTTCSTASFAQTSRAAVAAVTTAAAPLASGIDMANADLAVRPQDDFYNYVNGAWLKKTEIPADKSSWGAFYELRENSLNQLHTIVDAVSMEKDLKAGTNKQKIADLYASYMDEPALEKLGIKPLEAEFARVDALKDKKQIPGLIAHLNSIGVSAPYDMGIHQDAKDSSKVIADLGQSGLGLPDRDYYLKADDAKLKDTLAKYRAHVESMLAMSGDKAAKKNAASIVALETELAKVQWTKVENRDPVKTYNRVELDQLHTLAPHFNWDGYLDNAGLKDKVTYLVVSQPSYIKGLDKILQDTPLPVWKAYFKWHVLSSYASDLSKQYVDQNFAFKGTVLRGVPENEPRWKRGIMVTEGSIGEGLGQLYVEQFFPPENKARMEKLVGNLIAAYNQSIDGLDWMGPATKKQAQKKLSTLMLKIGYPDKWRDYSSLTIKRDDLVGNIMRANEFEYKRNIDKLGKPVDRTEWGMTPQTVNAYYNPEFNEIVFPAAILQPPFFNANADDAVNYGGIGAVIGHEISHGFDDQGSQYDEIGNLRDWWTKEDHEKFAVKTKALVEQYNAYSPVPGYKVNGELTLGENIADNSGLAIAYKAYHLSLGGKTPPVIDGLTGDQRLYLGWGQVWRGKVRDAQAIVYVKTDPHSPPRFRGNGTLGNQPGFYSAFDVKPGDKMYLPPEQRVIMW, from the coding sequence GTGAAACGCTCTCTCATCTGTGCAGCTGTACTGACACTGGTTGCAGGCACCACCTGCTCCACCGCCAGTTTTGCTCAAACATCCCGCGCTGCGGTCGCTGCCGTCACTACCGCGGCTGCCCCCTTGGCTAGTGGTATCGACATGGCCAATGCCGACCTGGCGGTGCGCCCGCAGGACGACTTTTACAACTATGTGAATGGCGCCTGGCTCAAGAAAACCGAGATCCCGGCCGACAAATCGTCGTGGGGCGCCTTCTACGAATTGCGTGAAAATTCGTTGAACCAGCTGCACACCATCGTCGACGCCGTCAGCATGGAAAAAGATCTCAAGGCCGGCACCAACAAGCAGAAAATCGCCGACCTGTACGCCAGCTACATGGATGAACCGGCGCTGGAAAAACTCGGCATCAAGCCGCTTGAGGCAGAATTCGCCCGGGTCGACGCCTTGAAAGACAAGAAGCAGATTCCAGGCCTGATCGCCCATCTGAACAGCATCGGCGTCAGTGCACCGTACGACATGGGCATCCACCAGGACGCCAAGGATTCGAGCAAGGTCATCGCCGACCTCGGCCAGAGCGGCCTCGGCTTGCCTGACCGCGACTACTACCTGAAGGCCGACGACGCCAAGCTGAAAGACACGCTGGCCAAGTATCGCGCCCATGTGGAAAGCATGCTGGCCATGTCCGGCGACAAGGCCGCCAAGAAGAACGCCGCCAGCATCGTCGCCCTGGAAACCGAACTGGCCAAGGTGCAATGGACCAAGGTCGAGAACCGCGATCCTGTGAAGACCTACAACCGCGTCGAACTGGACCAGCTGCATACGCTGGCGCCGCATTTCAACTGGGATGGCTACCTGGACAACGCGGGCCTGAAAGATAAGGTTACCTATCTCGTCGTCAGCCAGCCTAGCTACATCAAGGGTCTGGATAAGATCCTGCAAGATACCCCGCTGCCAGTCTGGAAAGCGTATTTCAAATGGCATGTGCTGAGCAGCTACGCGTCCGACCTGTCCAAGCAATATGTCGACCAGAATTTCGCATTCAAGGGCACCGTGTTGCGCGGCGTACCGGAAAACGAGCCACGCTGGAAGCGCGGCATCATGGTGACCGAAGGCAGCATTGGCGAAGGCTTGGGCCAGCTCTATGTCGAGCAATTCTTCCCGCCTGAGAACAAGGCGCGCATGGAAAAACTGGTGGGCAACCTGATCGCTGCATACAATCAAAGCATCGACGGCCTCGACTGGATGGGTCCAGCCACCAAGAAGCAGGCGCAAAAGAAATTGTCGACGCTGATGCTGAAGATCGGCTACCCCGACAAATGGCGCGACTACTCCAGCCTGACCATCAAACGCGATGATCTGGTTGGCAACATCATGCGCGCCAACGAGTTCGAGTACAAACGCAATATCGACAAACTCGGCAAGCCGGTTGACCGCACTGAATGGGGCATGACGCCACAGACTGTGAACGCCTACTACAACCCTGAGTTCAACGAAATCGTGTTCCCGGCTGCGATCCTGCAACCGCCGTTCTTCAACGCCAACGCTGACGATGCAGTCAACTACGGCGGCATCGGCGCCGTGATCGGCCATGAAATCAGCCACGGCTTTGACGACCAAGGCAGTCAGTACGACGAAATCGGCAACCTGCGCGACTGGTGGACCAAGGAAGACCACGAGAAATTTGCGGTCAAGACCAAGGCGCTGGTGGAGCAATACAATGCCTACAGCCCGGTCCCTGGCTACAAGGTCAACGGCGAACTGACGCTGGGTGAAAACATCGCCGACAACTCCGGTCTGGCGATCGCCTATAAGGCTTATCACCTGTCGCTGGGCGGTAAAACGCCGCCAGTGATCGACGGCCTCACCGGCGACCAGCGCCTGTATCTGGGCTGGGGCCAGGTATGGCGCGGCAAAGTACGCGATGCGCAGGCTATCGTGTACGTCAAAACCGACCCGCACTCGCCGCCACGTTTCCGTGGCAACGGCACGCTGGG
- a CDS encoding M1 family metallopeptidase, which yields MCTTRRFTLAALALSISSFNAAAATPDDVAPLGKLPRWAQPLAYHLDFRVDPQQSAYTGSAAIDIELKQAADHLWLHGQDLKVSKVTLSDSAKKIHAAQYKVAAQKEGVATVEFGKTLPAGRYRMTLEYSAPFNEQLEGVYKVSNQGVPYVITQMEAISARYAFPGFDEPSFKTPFTLSLTVPENQVAVANTQQISEQKLDNGWHKLSFAATKPLPTYLVAFAVGPWDVVDGPQIPATQWRAQATPLRGIAPHGEGPRIKPALAQTPAIITALEDYFGFGYPFDKVDLLAAPDFAAGAMENPGLVTFRDYLMLLDANSPAHNVRSSFNVAAHELAHQWFGDTVTMPWWDDLWLNEAFATWMQAKITQQLHPEYRADLALIGGANSAMQSDSLVSVRKIRQPITGNGDIETAFDGITYEKGAAVLNMFERYLGADTFRQGVRAYVKQHQFSSATADDLVAALAKASGKDQRFAKAMQSFLDQPGVPLIDTALHWENGKAVLHMKQQRYLPLGSAGNANTLWGIPVCVRYSIANGAPKTQCDLLDQAQGTMVLPDATASSWYMPNADAAGYYRFDMAHDDLARLTGNLAQLPDTEQLAYADAINAGFGHGDLDAAAVLAAAPVLAQSSTREVATALLPTLKWLSKYEVRNEAQHNRLTELARKMYLPRLQQLGYQRRVNESQDDALLRATLAQFLALDVKLPEVRQALLLQGDKALEKNANGQLDLVAANPDLLRAVLSVTAQEQGTPAIDVLIKALGNTNEPAQRMAILSGLGAVTASAGAERARNLALDPRVKVGEMSTVLRASREDGEGREAMWKWFKLNHEQVIKRSGEASGGRLPDLIAGDSCSQSEAERLGAFFQPLLGQLPGAERGLAQTREKTLLCTALREKQDPAAILR from the coding sequence ATGTGTACTACCCGTCGTTTCACACTAGCCGCTCTCGCCCTCAGCATTTCGTCATTCAACGCCGCAGCGGCGACCCCGGATGACGTAGCGCCGCTGGGAAAACTGCCACGCTGGGCCCAGCCCCTGGCGTACCATCTGGATTTCCGCGTCGATCCACAGCAGTCTGCCTACACCGGCAGCGCCGCCATCGATATCGAACTCAAGCAAGCCGCCGACCACCTGTGGCTGCATGGCCAGGACCTGAAGGTCAGCAAAGTCACCCTCAGCGACAGCGCAAAAAAAATCCACGCGGCACAGTACAAGGTTGCGGCGCAAAAGGAAGGCGTGGCAACTGTCGAGTTTGGCAAGACCTTGCCAGCCGGCCGCTATCGCATGACGCTGGAATACAGCGCGCCGTTCAATGAACAGCTGGAAGGTGTGTACAAGGTCAGCAACCAGGGCGTGCCTTATGTGATTACACAGATGGAAGCGATCAGCGCCCGCTACGCTTTCCCGGGTTTCGACGAACCGTCTTTCAAGACGCCATTCACGCTCAGCCTGACTGTGCCGGAAAACCAGGTTGCCGTCGCCAACACACAGCAGATCTCCGAACAGAAACTGGACAACGGCTGGCACAAGCTCAGCTTTGCCGCCACCAAACCGCTGCCGACCTATCTAGTGGCATTCGCGGTCGGCCCATGGGATGTAGTCGATGGCCCGCAAATTCCGGCGACCCAATGGCGCGCGCAAGCGACGCCGCTGCGCGGCATAGCGCCGCATGGCGAAGGTCCACGCATCAAACCGGCGCTGGCGCAGACCCCGGCCATCATCACGGCGCTGGAAGATTACTTCGGCTTCGGCTATCCCTTCGACAAGGTGGATTTGCTGGCAGCTCCCGACTTTGCCGCCGGCGCCATGGAGAATCCCGGACTGGTGACCTTCCGCGATTACCTGATGCTGCTGGATGCGAATTCGCCGGCGCACAATGTACGCAGCTCGTTCAACGTCGCAGCGCATGAACTGGCGCACCAATGGTTCGGCGATACCGTCACCATGCCCTGGTGGGATGACCTGTGGCTGAACGAAGCCTTCGCCACCTGGATGCAAGCCAAGATCACGCAGCAATTGCATCCGGAATATCGCGCCGACCTGGCATTGATCGGCGGCGCCAACTCTGCCATGCAAAGCGACAGCCTGGTCAGCGTGCGCAAGATCCGCCAGCCGATCACCGGCAACGGCGACATCGAAACCGCTTTCGACGGCATCACCTATGAAAAAGGCGCTGCGGTGCTGAACATGTTTGAACGCTACCTGGGTGCGGATACGTTCCGCCAAGGCGTGCGCGCCTACGTCAAGCAGCATCAGTTTTCCAGCGCCACCGCGGATGACCTGGTGGCGGCGCTGGCCAAAGCGTCAGGCAAGGACCAACGCTTTGCCAAAGCCATGCAAAGTTTCCTCGACCAACCCGGCGTGCCGTTAATCGACACGGCCTTGCATTGGGAAAATGGCAAGGCCGTGCTGCACATGAAACAGCAACGCTACCTGCCGCTGGGCTCTGCCGGCAACGCCAATACCTTGTGGGGCATTCCGGTATGCGTGCGTTATAGCATCGCCAACGGCGCTCCCAAAACGCAATGTGATTTGCTGGACCAGGCCCAAGGCACGATGGTGCTGCCGGACGCCACCGCCAGCAGCTGGTACATGCCGAACGCCGACGCCGCCGGCTACTACCGTTTCGACATGGCGCATGACGATCTGGCGCGCCTGACCGGCAACTTGGCGCAACTTCCGGACACGGAACAACTCGCCTACGCCGACGCCATCAATGCCGGTTTCGGCCACGGTGACCTCGATGCTGCCGCTGTGCTTGCGGCAGCGCCGGTGCTGGCGCAATCGAGTACGCGCGAAGTGGCAACGGCGTTGCTGCCTACGCTCAAGTGGCTGTCGAAATACGAAGTCCGCAACGAGGCTCAGCACAATCGCCTGACCGAACTGGCGCGGAAGATGTATCTGCCGCGCTTGCAGCAACTCGGCTACCAGCGCCGCGTCAACGAAAGCCAGGACGACGCTTTGCTACGCGCAACATTGGCGCAATTCCTGGCGCTTGACGTGAAGTTGCCGGAAGTACGCCAGGCGTTGCTGTTGCAAGGCGACAAAGCCTTAGAAAAAAACGCCAATGGCCAGCTCGACCTGGTTGCCGCCAATCCTGACCTGCTGCGCGCGGTGCTGTCTGTCACTGCCCAGGAACAAGGGACGCCTGCAATCGACGTGCTGATCAAGGCGCTCGGCAACACCAATGAGCCGGCGCAGCGCATGGCGATCCTGAGCGGCCTCGGTGCGGTCACTGCATCTGCCGGCGCTGAGCGCGCACGCAACCTGGCGCTGGACCCGCGCGTCAAAGTCGGTGAAATGAGCACCGTGTTGCGCGCCAGCAGAGAAGATGGCGAAGGCCGCGAAGCCATGTGGAAGTGGTTTAAGCTCAATCATGAACAAGTGATCAAGCGCAGCGGCGAAGCGTCTGGCGGACGCCTGCCGGATCTGATCGCCGGCGACAGCTGCTCGCAGAGTGAAGCCGAACGACTCGGCGCGTTCTTCCAGCCGCTGCTGGGACAATTGCCCGGCGCTGAGCGAGGTCTGGCGCAAACCCGTGAAAAGACCTTGCTATGCACGGCGTTGCGCGAGAAACAAGATCCGGCGGCGATTCTGCGCTAA
- a CDS encoding SDR family oxidoreductase, producing MVFNLFPRSPWLRGKQELAAQNPSEAGSPRIFLTGVTGFVGGAIAANLAGSASFKEMLFLVRAQSAAEGVRRVRASIARFTRSAAPPAVSERQIILADLKDPQAFSDARLNDVTHVIHSAAVTSFADRPDIWEVNVNATLRLAARFSGHTRLRRFVYVGTAMACGVARGPVVTESMRLPEERAHLVPYTASKAQAENQLRERFPELPLVSVRPSIIIGHSALGCKPSASIFWILKLVSQLNRFVCPPTAHLDIVPVDYCAQTIVALTLKETLGFSAYHIAAGLNGSAMVEELLQAFHSMDGTAAGQPYERVSEEALLPLARSYSSRYAAENRVAKEPGSGLLNIRMLHKALMLYGRFSKLNYIFDTQRLLSEGLAPAPSFLDYIGRCDRSTRKLSLKAQMAYDFK from the coding sequence ATGGTTTTTAATTTGTTCCCAAGATCGCCGTGGTTGCGTGGCAAACAAGAACTTGCCGCGCAAAATCCCTCTGAGGCAGGATCGCCACGAATTTTTCTTACTGGCGTCACCGGCTTCGTCGGCGGTGCGATTGCCGCCAACCTCGCGGGCAGCGCAAGCTTCAAGGAAATGCTATTTCTGGTTCGTGCGCAGTCGGCAGCGGAAGGCGTACGCAGGGTGCGCGCATCGATCGCTCGTTTTACGCGCTCCGCAGCGCCGCCAGCGGTGTCGGAGAGGCAGATCATCCTGGCTGACCTGAAAGATCCGCAGGCATTTTCGGATGCGCGGCTGAACGATGTCACGCACGTCATCCATAGCGCGGCGGTGACGTCCTTTGCCGATCGGCCGGATATCTGGGAGGTCAATGTCAACGCCACATTGCGGCTGGCCGCGCGGTTTTCCGGCCATACCAGGCTGCGGCGTTTTGTCTATGTCGGCACTGCCATGGCATGCGGCGTGGCGCGGGGTCCGGTGGTGACGGAGAGCATGCGCTTGCCGGAGGAAAGGGCGCACCTGGTGCCGTACACCGCCTCCAAGGCGCAAGCGGAGAATCAGCTGAGAGAACGCTTTCCAGAACTGCCGCTGGTGTCTGTGCGGCCATCGATCATCATCGGTCATTCGGCGCTGGGCTGCAAACCGTCCGCCAGTATTTTCTGGATACTGAAACTGGTCTCGCAACTCAATCGTTTTGTTTGTCCGCCGACGGCCCACCTGGATATCGTTCCGGTCGACTATTGTGCGCAGACGATCGTCGCTCTGACTTTAAAGGAGACGCTGGGCTTCTCCGCCTATCACATCGCGGCCGGGCTTAATGGGAGCGCCATGGTGGAGGAATTATTGCAGGCCTTCCACAGCATGGACGGGACTGCGGCGGGTCAGCCTTATGAACGGGTATCTGAGGAAGCGTTGTTGCCGCTGGCGCGTTCGTACAGTTCCCGCTATGCCGCTGAGAACCGTGTGGCGAAGGAACCGGGCAGCGGCCTGCTCAATATCCGCATGCTGCACAAGGCATTGATGCTGTACGGTCGCTTTTCAAAGCTGAATTATATTTTCGATACACAGCGATTATTGAGTGAAGGACTGGCCCCGGCGCCATCGTTCCTGGACTATATCGGCCGCTGTGATCGCAGCACCCGAAAATTATCGCTGAAGGCGCAAATGGCCTATGACTTCAAATAG
- a CDS encoding ATP-binding protein, whose translation MLRILIRLYLIVAILSIISIIFVQKGFPYIFRGDFQTQMHRDYNTEAMLVRNYLGTIRNSDQEARLAHMNSVSPQRYARLSNDEMQALPPAIKKELARSGIAWNGHGENNRPDPYMALDDGSVLRVRSYAFGYTEVIAYLVVFGVMLFAVWMWLTPHWRDLEKLRIAAARFGDGALDARAKLSDNSSIKQLCAYFNNMADRIRDLITAQRDMVNAASHELRTPLARLEFGLVNLMDTTDDSKAHKRIQAMRKDVEELDILVGELLTLSMLEQSSLPERKEKIALEDFLRSATGVSHEELLLRHTTISWSVDASMQEIVTEPRNLGRAFSNLVRNALRYTRGTIRVRVEARAGSWNLIVEDDGVGIPENERDRIFEPFYRLDRSRDRATGGYGLGLAIVKKATERLGGTVRIGASELGGAMFVMNFPL comes from the coding sequence ATGTTAAGAATCCTGATACGTCTGTATTTGATTGTCGCCATCCTGTCGATCATTTCCATTATTTTTGTACAAAAGGGCTTTCCCTATATATTCAGGGGGGATTTCCAAACCCAGATGCACAGGGACTACAACACCGAAGCAATGTTGGTGCGCAACTACCTTGGCACGATCCGCAACAGCGACCAGGAAGCCAGGCTGGCGCACATGAACAGCGTCAGCCCGCAACGTTATGCGCGCCTGTCGAACGACGAAATGCAGGCGTTGCCGCCAGCGATCAAGAAAGAGTTGGCGCGCTCCGGAATCGCCTGGAACGGCCACGGAGAAAATAACCGACCGGATCCTTATATGGCCTTGGACGACGGCAGCGTATTGCGAGTCCGTTCCTATGCGTTCGGCTATACAGAAGTGATCGCCTATCTCGTCGTCTTCGGCGTCATGCTGTTTGCGGTCTGGATGTGGCTGACGCCGCATTGGCGCGACCTGGAAAAATTGCGTATCGCCGCCGCCAGGTTTGGCGATGGGGCGCTGGATGCGCGCGCCAAGCTGTCCGACAATTCCTCCATCAAACAGTTATGCGCTTACTTCAACAATATGGCCGACCGCATCAGAGACCTGATCACTGCGCAAAGAGACATGGTCAACGCCGCATCACACGAGCTACGCACGCCGCTGGCGCGGCTCGAATTCGGCCTGGTCAACTTGATGGATACCACCGACGACAGCAAGGCGCACAAGCGCATCCAGGCCATGCGTAAAGACGTTGAAGAGCTCGATATCCTGGTCGGGGAACTGCTGACGCTGAGCATGCTGGAACAATCGTCGCTGCCGGAGCGCAAGGAAAAAATCGCGTTGGAAGATTTTTTACGTTCCGCCACCGGCGTCTCGCATGAAGAGCTGCTCCTGCGTCACACGACGATCAGTTGGTCTGTCGACGCCTCAATGCAAGAAATCGTCACCGAGCCGCGCAATCTGGGACGCGCGTTTTCCAATCTGGTGCGCAACGCCCTGCGCTATACCCGCGGCACCATCCGGGTACGGGTCGAAGCCAGAGCCGGTTCCTGGAATCTGATTGTGGAAGACGATGGCGTAGGGATCCCTGAAAACGAGCGGGATCGGATTTTCGAACCCTTTTACCGTCTCGACCGCAGCCGCGACCGCGCCACCGGCGGCTACGGACTGGGCCTGGCGATTGTCAAGAAAGCTACCGAACGTCTTGGCGGCACGGTTCGAATTGGAGCTTCGGAGCTGGGCGGTGCGATGTTCGTCATGAATTTCCCGCTGTAG
- a CDS encoding MipA/OmpV family protein: MKHQIKSIIAVTVCGVLTSRVAMAQQVTPASSKSWLQDTQITIGLGAGAMARYAGSDEYRAVPVPVLNIVSPSGFFFDAMQGAGYRYDISDMFFATAAIGYDAGRKDSNDGLQPGSAKLKGMGEIKGSVLANLEGGIKLGRIGALSVSVSQPVTNRDHGLTYKAQLSSTVLDLAKDKVSVSGAAVFGDAKYNQTFFGVTALQSSNSGYRQYTAKSGLNAMTASVVWTHSFNKTWSVSTMLGATHYMQKAADSPLVLAKTNYSGFTTVNYSF, encoded by the coding sequence ATGAAACACCAGATCAAGTCAATTATCGCTGTCACTGTGTGCGGCGTGTTGACATCCCGCGTGGCGATGGCTCAGCAAGTGACGCCGGCGTCATCCAAATCCTGGCTGCAGGATACCCAGATTACTATCGGACTTGGCGCCGGCGCCATGGCGCGCTATGCCGGCAGCGACGAATACCGGGCGGTGCCGGTACCTGTCTTGAACATCGTCTCGCCGTCCGGCTTTTTTTTCGACGCCATGCAGGGTGCGGGTTATCGTTACGATATCAGCGACATGTTCTTTGCCACCGCCGCCATCGGCTACGACGCCGGCCGGAAGGATTCCAACGACGGCCTGCAGCCTGGCTCGGCAAAACTGAAAGGCATGGGCGAAATCAAAGGCTCGGTGCTGGCCAATCTTGAGGGCGGCATCAAGCTTGGCCGGATCGGCGCATTGTCGGTCAGCGTTTCGCAGCCTGTCACCAACCGCGACCATGGCCTTACTTACAAGGCGCAACTGAGCAGCACAGTGCTGGACCTGGCCAAAGACAAGGTCAGCGTCAGCGGCGCGGCAGTCTTTGGCGATGCCAAATACAACCAGACTTTCTTCGGCGTCACCGCGCTTCAAAGCAGCAATTCCGGCTACCGCCAATACACCGCAAAATCGGGCTTGAATGCGATGACGGCTTCGGTCGTCTGGACACACAGCTTTAACAAGACCTGGTCGGTTTCCACCATGTTAGGCGCAACGCATTATATGCAAAAAGCGGCTGACAGCCCGTTAGTGCTGGCCAAGACCAATTACAGCGGCTTCACGACTGTCAACTATTCGTTTTGA
- a CDS encoding response regulator, with amino-acid sequence MKKVLLIEDDARLAELISEYLCRYDFEVTLVLRGDLALDAIAREQPDVVVLDLMLPGMDGMDICRAIRKTSSLPVLMLTARADIFDQVAGLEIGADDYMLKPVEPRLLLARLRVILRWMELRGQPTRGNLLQFGELEVDLSARQVCWKGREVDLKTADYNLFVILLQAAGKVLSRDELLKRWRGIGFDGLDRTVDVSISRLRKCFDDDANEPRKIKTVWGRGYLFSPIAWEE; translated from the coding sequence ATGAAGAAGGTTTTACTGATCGAAGACGATGCGCGACTTGCCGAATTGATATCGGAATATCTGTGCCGCTACGATTTTGAAGTGACGCTGGTGCTGCGCGGCGATCTGGCGCTGGACGCCATCGCTCGCGAACAGCCGGACGTGGTGGTGCTGGACCTGATGTTGCCTGGCATGGATGGCATGGATATCTGCCGCGCCATCCGCAAAACCTCGTCGCTGCCGGTGCTGATGCTAACCGCCCGCGCCGATATTTTCGACCAGGTCGCCGGCCTTGAAATCGGCGCCGACGATTACATGCTGAAGCCGGTAGAACCGCGCTTGTTGCTAGCGCGCCTGCGCGTCATCCTGCGCTGGATGGAATTGCGCGGCCAGCCGACGCGCGGCAACCTGCTGCAATTCGGCGAACTGGAGGTCGACCTGTCGGCGCGCCAGGTTTGCTGGAAAGGCCGGGAGGTTGATCTCAAGACGGCCGATTACAACCTGTTCGTGATCCTGCTGCAAGCCGCCGGCAAGGTGCTCAGCCGCGACGAACTGTTGAAGCGCTGGCGCGGCATCGGCTTCGACGGCCTCGACCGTACCGTCGATGTCAGCATTTCACGCTTGCGCAAATGTTTTGACGACGATGCCAATGAACCGCGCAAGATCAAAACGGTTTGGGGCCGGGGTTACCTGTTCAGCCCGATCGCCTGGGAAGAGTAA